GTCGACGGGCCGACCGGAGCCTTCCGCGGCCCGGCACCTGCCGCCAACGTCTTCCTCACCCGGCTCCACGTGCGTTACGATGCCGCGAGTTTTCCCGAAGATTTGGTCTTTCAGGAAACGGCTGACCGGACCAATTTCCAGGTCCGGTACGTTCAACGCCACGCGTGGACTGGCGAGGCGTCCTGTCCCGAAGTCGTCTCGTATCGTCGCACCCTGGCTGAACGGCGCGAGCGCGAGGCTCAGACGTTGGCCTCACTGACCGGGTGGGCGTTGGACGAGATTCGCGCCAAGATGGAGCTGGACGCGCCGCCATCGATCCGGCCGTGGTACAAGAAGCTCTGGGAGTAGGAAGCCCTCGACCAGAATCGAGCGTTGCGCCTGGGTGGCCCCACCCCGTATACTTACACGCTTTTTGCGGAACGCGGCGTGCAGCGAATCCTGTTTTTCGACATCGAGACCGTGCCGTCGGAGCACGGGTTCAAATACGGCAAGCCGCGCGGAGCGGACGAACCCGAGGAGCAGTACATCAAGCGCCTCTCGCTCTCGGCCGTCACCGCGCGGGTGCTGTGCATCGGGTTCGCGCTGGAACCGCCCGCGGATGCGCCGCCTCAGATCCTGTCCGGCGACGAGGCCACGATCCTCAAGGACTTTTGGGGGCTGATCGAGCGGGCCGACCTCTATGTCGGGCACAATGTCTTGGATTTTGATCTCAAATTCATCGTCCAGCGCTCGACGATCCATCGCATCAAGCCCACGCGGGACATCCCGTTTGCGCGTTTTCGCAACGCACCGGTGTTCGACACCATGCAGGAATGGACGCGTTGGGGGCGAGAGGGCGTGAGCCTGGAAGCGTTGGCGTTGGTGTTGGGACTGAACTCGCCCAAAGACGGCATGGACGGGGCCAAGGTCTATCCCGCATTCGTTGAGGGACGGGTGCAGGCGATTTATGACTATTGCCGCGGCGACGTGGACACGGTGCGGCGCGTCTACCGCCGATTGAAATTCGCGGAAGGGAGTTAACGAGGGTCCATGGCGAC
This region of Nitrospirota bacterium genomic DNA includes:
- a CDS encoding ribonuclease H-like domain-containing protein, translated to MQRILFFDIETVPSEHGFKYGKPRGADEPEEQYIKRLSLSAVTARVLCIGFALEPPADAPPQILSGDEATILKDFWGLIERADLYVGHNVLDFDLKFIVQRSTIHRIKPTRDIPFARFRNAPVFDTMQEWTRWGREGVSLEALALVLGLNSPKDGMDGAKVYPAFVEGRVQAIYDYCRGDVDTVRRVYRRLKFAEGS